TCGGATGGATCGCGTTGCACGTTGCATGGATGCTGGTCACATGGTGGGCGTTGACTCACCGCATCGACCGCTTCTGGATTCCCATCATCCCGCTGCTTGCGATCCTGGCTGGTGCCGCGTGGAAGCTAAGCGACGGGAGATTGTGGCGATCCGCATTGGTGGTATCACTGGTCGCGTGCTGTGCGTTCAACTACGGCTTCAGTCGTTTGGATGGCATCGGGTTTCATGTTGGCATGATGGACATGACGGAAGCAAAGCGAAAAACGGTTCGCCGCGACATGAAGTTGCTTAACGAAACTCTTCCGCGTGATGCTCGAGTGTTGATGGTCGGCGAAGCGGAAGTCTTCAATTCAGAATTTCAGCTCGTCTACAACACCGTCTTCAACGACAGCATTTTTGAACAATGGACGAGCCGCACCGACCAGCCTGACGTCGCTGTCGGTGATCGAGGAATGAAGTCCGCTGCAGAAATTCGAGACACCTTGCGCGAGCATGAGATCACTCACGTGTTCGTCAATTGGTCAGAAATCCTGCGTTATCGAATGACGTACGGCTACACCGACTACGTGACGCCGCAGCGTTTTCTGCAGCTCGAAGAAATGGGCATTCTGCAGCCACCCATCGTCATGGCGACGGGTGATTGGAATGGGCGCAGCGATGCTGAACAACAGGAAGTTTCGTCGTGGTCGGGCGCAGAATCGTTGCGGAGTGGGCCGGGCAGCTGGACCAGCATGCTGCTATACCGGGTCACTCAGGAATAGTGAACGCGTTGTGGATCGCGTCACTTCCTCAGGCTTGCAGCGTTCGTTCGACGCCTTCGGTAGTGCATGGCGGACGGCATGACCCGGCTACTGAGCGGGCGTGGATTCTGGTGTTACGTTTGCCTGGCCGTTGCTGCATTTGCGTTCGGAAATGCTGTACGAATCCTTCGCCTTGCCCGTGTACGCCACGATTAACTCCGCGAGCAGTCCAAGTGACATTGCCTGACCGCCCAGTAGAGTCGCCGCGATTGAATATGCGAGCAGCGGTCGACCACCGATCGGATCGACTGCGATGACGGGCACGACGTGCATCAGGCACCACAGCAGCGAAAGGTAGCCAAGCCCCAGCATGCCAATGCCGAAAAAGAACAGCCCGACGGCTCCCAGAGCATGTTGTGGCCGACGGCCGAAGCTAATTAGAAACGTGACTGTCAGAGCGTCCAGCAGCCCTCGCATAAAACGCCGCACGCCGTATTTCGATTCACCATGTTGTCGAGAACGATGGTTCACGGGCAGCTCAGTCACTTTGAAACCACGAGCGAACGCCAGTACCGGGATGAACCGATGCAGCTCGCCATAGATGCTGATTTCTGCCGCGACGTCCGAGCGAAACATTTTCAGGCCGCAGTTGTGGTCGTGCAGTGTCAGCCCCGTCATGGTGCTCACCAGCCAGTTGAATACCTTGCTGGGATAAACTTTGTGCCACGGATCAAGCCGTCGTTTCTTCCAGCCATTGACGACATCGAATCCCAATTCGATTTTCTTCAGCATCTCCGGGATCTCGGCGGGGTCGTCCTGCAGGTCGGCGTCCATCATGAGGATCAGATCGCCGTCGGCCGCTCGCATGCCGGCGGTGAGTGCAGCCGCTTTTCCGAAGTTGCGACGAAAGCGGATCCCGCTGATCCGGCTATCGGATTCGATCAGTTCTGAAATGACCTGCCACGAAGAATCCGTTGACCCGTCGTCGATGAAGATCAGTTCGAAGCGGTCGACGGCAGTTTCCGCGACAGCAACGATTTCGTCCCACAACTGACGCAGGCTGCCTTCTTCGTTCATGACGGGCACGATAATCGACAACATAGCACGCGGCTTTCTATTGTTTCGGTTTTGGTTTCGCCGGCTTCCTGCCTCCTATTGCTCCGTCGGCTGCTATCTTTGGCAATCGTTCAATCACCGCTGCGCATCTCTTTGTAGCCAGCGTAAATCACGATGCAGATTCCGATCGGCACGCCCCAGGCCCACGCCAGATTCGCGGTGGCAAACGTCGCAAC
This DNA window, taken from Fuerstiella marisgermanici, encodes the following:
- a CDS encoding glycosyltransferase family 2 protein gives rise to the protein MLSIIVPVMNEEGSLRQLWDEIVAVAETAVDRFELIFIDDGSTDSSWQVISELIESDSRISGIRFRRNFGKAAALTAGMRAADGDLILMMDADLQDDPAEIPEMLKKIELGFDVVNGWKKRRLDPWHKVYPSKVFNWLVSTMTGLTLHDHNCGLKMFRSDVAAEISIYGELHRFIPVLAFARGFKVTELPVNHRSRQHGESKYGVRRFMRGLLDALTVTFLISFGRRPQHALGAVGLFFFGIGMLGLGYLSLLWCLMHVVPVIAVDPIGGRPLLAYSIAATLLGGQAMSLGLLAELIVAYTGKAKDSYSISERKCSNGQANVTPESTPAQ